GGTTTTACAAACGTTTTCCATGCTTTCCGGGTTGGAGCACCACTTGCACCGAAAATTACAGCCCTGCATATGGTACACAAGCCGGTTTCCCGGTCCGTCCTGGGAATAGTTAAACCCCTTTTGAAAAATTTTTATAAAAACCATCCCCTTAAAATTAGTTAATTGGTCTTACTAATTTGATAGTAGCACATCTTTTTCCATTTGTCAATCATAAATGAAAAAATTTGTCCAGCGCAATCACAGCGGCACTCTGGATGGAAGACGTTATTTTTGTTTTCACGATGCTTACCTTTTGGTTCAGGCTCTTTTCGCGGACACGGGCATTTAAAATAGATAACAACTGTTCCGACTTGTAAGCAATGTCTGAAGCCAGCACAATAATGTCAAGAGAAAACAAATTGCTGACATTCACCAGCGCAGGAACTAAATATTCTGCTTCCTTTTCGATGAGGACAGTGTCTTCTGCATCAACAGCCTCCGTCCAGGTTTGGTAGGGGGTATTTTTTAAAATGGAACGGATTGATGCATAGGTTTCTAGGCATCCTCTGTTGCCGCATTCACAGAGAATTCCGTTATAATTTATGGTTGTGTGCCCAAGCTCGTTTAATCCCTCATACAGACTGCCGCCCAATATAATGCCGGAGCCAATGCCCTCGTCAATCTTCACCACCATAAAATTGGGAACCTCTTTTGCCGTTCCAAAATATTTTTCACAAACCGCCCATGCGTTAGAAACATTTTCTAAATAAACAGGAACGTGAAAATGGTGCTTTATCTGCGCACCAATGTTCACAAAGTGCCACTGGTTAAAGTTCGGCGCAGCTAAAACCGTGGTATTGTTTCGATCAACCGGCCCTGGGGTGGTAACGCCGATTGCAAACAGCTTTTTTTTGGGAATTGACAGTTCTGAAATTTCCCGGGCTATCATACTGCATACCTGTTCTATAACTTCGTTTGCCGTTAGGCTTTCTTTCATTTTTTCTCTTTTCTGAACTAAAACCTCGCCGTAAAAATTGATGATGCCCGCCTCAAAATGGTTTCTTGTAATATTTACGCCCGCAAAATATAAATATTCCCGGTTTAAAT
This region of Congzhengia minquanensis genomic DNA includes:
- a CDS encoding ROK family transcriptional regulator — encoded protein: MKATNAAVMKEKNKKLVLDLIRERNLSRAELSQQTGLTKPALSTIVDELLKENIVLEVPQITNEVGRRPKKLYLNREYLYFAGVNITRNHFEAGIINFYGEVLVQKREKMKESLTANEVIEQVCSMIAREISELSIPKKKLFAIGVTTPGPVDRNNTTVLAAPNFNQWHFVNIGAQIKHHFHVPVYLENVSNAWAVCEKYFGTAKEVPNFMVVKIDEGIGSGIILGGSLYEGLNELGHTTINYNGILCECGNRGCLETYASIRSILKNTPYQTWTEAVDAEDTVLIEKEAEYLVPALVNVSNLFSLDIIVLASDIAYKSEQLLSILNARVREKSLNQKVSIVKTKITSSIQSAAVIALDKFFHL